In a genomic window of Mycolicibacillus parakoreensis:
- a CDS encoding PE family protein produces MSFLNTEPEALAATAEILRGLGAAMSAENAAAAAPTTAVAAPAADDVSMLAAAQFGLQGQLYQSVAAQAAAVHQMLVATLSGNAGAYAEAEATNTTAMG; encoded by the coding sequence ATGTCTTTTCTGAACACCGAACCGGAGGCCCTGGCGGCCACCGCCGAGATCCTGCGCGGCCTGGGCGCGGCGATGAGCGCCGAGAACGCCGCGGCCGCCGCACCCACCACCGCGGTGGCCGCGCCGGCCGCCGATGACGTCTCGATGTTGGCGGCCGCGCAGTTCGGCCTGCAGGGCCAGCTGTACCAGTCGGTCGCCGCGCAGGCGGCCGCCGTCCACCAGATGCTGGTGGCGACCCTGAGCGGCAACGCCGGGGCCTACGCCGAAGCCGAGGCGACCAACACGACCGCGATGGGTTAG
- a CDS encoding PPE family protein encodes MSFAAMTPEVISTQMYTGPGAGPLLAAASAWEQVGAQLAASATAFQSQIAALVGGPWRGPSSVSMAAAVTPYVHWMTTTAAQAAQTAAQATAAAAAYEAAFAAVVPPPVIAANRAELASLVATNVLGQNMAAIAAADAAYEAMWAQDVAAMIDYAASAAPAARLTPFRPPPRSGNAAPGSASAALTAPVTAARSAVPSALAATPDNPLSSLASAWQSLFGELSSSSRVGTLTNVAMSAANFGMVEFKVASHPAVGLLPLPKAGLGAGLGETTPVHPGGLMRQTGAATAPPVSAGLGRAPAVGALSVPPSWASATPAIRLVAAEAGGSGAAAVPAAGAPGGWVNPAALGSLTGGAVGTSAPRMGAAVGLRVRAGKDGKSPVQLDEVISQLKQRRDSVQHWHVEQEGLDDLLAKLSTKAGLHAVHVTSGTKTPNQEGAM; translated from the coding sequence ATGAGTTTCGCAGCGATGACCCCGGAGGTCATCTCCACCCAGATGTACACCGGGCCCGGTGCCGGGCCGCTGCTGGCGGCCGCCAGCGCCTGGGAGCAGGTGGGGGCCCAGTTGGCCGCCTCGGCGACGGCGTTCCAGTCCCAAATCGCCGCGCTGGTCGGCGGGCCGTGGCGGGGGCCGTCGTCGGTGAGCATGGCCGCCGCGGTCACACCGTATGTCCACTGGATGACGACCACCGCCGCACAGGCCGCCCAGACCGCGGCCCAGGCCACCGCGGCCGCCGCCGCCTATGAGGCGGCGTTCGCGGCGGTCGTGCCCCCGCCGGTGATCGCGGCCAACCGCGCCGAGTTGGCGAGCCTGGTCGCCACCAACGTCCTCGGTCAGAACATGGCGGCGATCGCCGCAGCGGATGCCGCCTACGAGGCGATGTGGGCCCAGGACGTCGCCGCGATGATCGACTATGCCGCGAGTGCCGCACCGGCGGCCCGGCTGACCCCGTTTCGCCCGCCGCCGCGATCGGGCAACGCGGCACCCGGTTCGGCGTCCGCGGCGCTGACCGCGCCGGTCACCGCCGCACGCTCGGCGGTCCCCTCCGCGCTGGCCGCCACACCGGACAACCCGCTGTCGTCGCTGGCCTCGGCGTGGCAGTCGCTCTTCGGGGAGCTGTCCTCCTCCTCGCGGGTGGGGACGCTGACCAACGTGGCGATGAGCGCCGCCAACTTCGGCATGGTGGAGTTCAAGGTGGCCTCCCACCCCGCCGTCGGTCTCCTGCCGCTGCCGAAGGCGGGGCTCGGGGCCGGGCTCGGGGAGACGACGCCGGTGCACCCGGGTGGGCTGATGCGCCAGACCGGCGCCGCAACCGCGCCCCCGGTGAGCGCCGGGCTGGGCCGCGCCCCCGCGGTGGGTGCGCTGTCGGTACCGCCGAGCTGGGCCTCGGCGACACCGGCGATCCGGCTGGTGGCCGCCGAGGCCGGGGGCTCCGGGGCGGCCGCCGTGCCGGCCGCCGGAGCCCCCGGAGGCTGGGTGAACCCCGCCGCCCTGGGCAGCCTCACCGGCGGTGCGGTGGGCACGTCGGCGCCCCGGATGGGGGCAGCGGTCGGACTTCGGGTGCGCGCCGGCAAGGACGGCAAGTCGCCGGTCCAACTCGACGAAGTGATCAGCCAGCTCAAGCAGCGCCGGGATTCGGTGCAGCACTGGCACGTTGAGCAAGAGGGGCTCGACGACCTGCTCGCGAAACTGTCCACCAAGGCGGGGCTGCACGCGGTGCACGTCACGTCGGGAACGAAAACGCCGAACCAGGAAGGCGCGATGTGA
- a CDS encoding DUF732 domain-containing protein encodes MVCSNGAGRRTRLAVGLLGTLGVAAVIGVAAPAVAEPGTDGAPGSQDEGFLDALRAAGITFPDPAQAVSAAHTMCGLADSGEPGLDILHDLKVHNPGISTDGAAQFAAIAANTYCPHELAPAQ; translated from the coding sequence ATGGTGTGCAGCAACGGTGCCGGTCGGCGCACCCGGTTGGCGGTTGGTCTGCTGGGGACACTGGGTGTCGCGGCGGTGATCGGTGTCGCCGCACCCGCGGTTGCGGAGCCGGGAACCGACGGCGCCCCCGGCTCCCAGGACGAGGGTTTCCTCGATGCTCTGCGCGCGGCCGGCATCACCTTCCCCGACCCGGCGCAGGCGGTGTCGGCCGCCCACACCATGTGCGGGCTGGCCGACAGCGGCGAGCCGGGACTCGACATCCTGCACGACCTCAAGGTCCACAACCCGGGCATCAGCACCGACGGCGCCGCCCAGTTCGCCGCGATCGCCGCGAACACCTACTGTCCGCACGAACTGGCACCGGCCCAATAG
- the pgi gene encoding glucose-6-phosphate isomerase has translation MAPDISVSSAWSALRRHHDQIQRTSLRELFDADPDRGRTFTVGVGDLYIDFSKHRITAETLRLLCDLARTAGLEQQRDAMFSGAHVNTSEDRAVLHTALRLPADASLTVDGQDVVADVHAVLTAMGEFTDRLRSGAWTGATGKPIRCVVNIGIGGSDLGPAMVYRALRHYADAGISARFVSNIDPADLVATLADLDPATTLFIVASKTFSTLETLTNAAAARRWLTDALGDAAVAQHFVAVSTNERLVSEFGIDPANMFGFWDWVGGRYSVDSAIGLSVMAVIGRKRFAEFLAGFHAVDEHFRTAALEENAPALLGLLSVWYTNFFGAQSRAVLPYANDLARFPAYLQQLTMESNGKSVRADGTPVTVDSGEIYWGEPGTNGQHAFYQLLHQGTRLVPADFIGFAEPLDDLPTADGDGSMHDLLMSNFFAQTQVLAFGKTAEEITAEGTPAAVVPHKVMPGNRPSTSILATRLTPSVLGQLIALYEHQVFTEGVVWGIDSFDQWGVELGKTQAKALVPVLTDDAAPPAQSDSSTDALVRRYRAERGRSA, from the coding sequence ATGGCCCCGGATATCTCCGTGAGCTCCGCATGGAGCGCACTGCGTCGGCATCACGACCAGATCCAGCGCACCTCGTTGCGCGAACTCTTCGACGCCGACCCCGACCGGGGACGCACGTTCACCGTCGGGGTCGGCGATCTCTACATCGACTTCAGCAAACACCGGATCACCGCCGAGACACTGCGGCTGCTGTGCGATCTCGCGCGCACCGCCGGGCTCGAACAGCAGCGCGACGCGATGTTCTCCGGAGCCCACGTCAACACCTCCGAGGACCGTGCGGTGCTGCACACCGCACTGCGTCTGCCGGCCGACGCCAGCCTCACCGTCGACGGCCAGGATGTCGTCGCCGATGTGCACGCGGTGCTCACCGCGATGGGCGAGTTCACCGACCGGCTGCGCAGCGGCGCCTGGACCGGCGCGACCGGCAAACCGATCCGCTGTGTGGTCAACATCGGGATCGGCGGATCGGATCTGGGCCCGGCGATGGTGTACCGGGCGCTGCGTCACTACGCCGACGCCGGGATCTCCGCCCGGTTCGTCTCCAACATCGATCCGGCCGACCTGGTGGCGACCCTGGCCGATCTGGATCCGGCCACCACGTTGTTCATCGTCGCCTCCAAGACGTTCTCCACCCTGGAGACGTTGACCAACGCCGCCGCCGCCCGGCGTTGGCTCACCGACGCGCTCGGCGACGCGGCGGTGGCCCAGCATTTCGTCGCGGTCTCCACCAACGAACGACTGGTCTCCGAGTTCGGCATCGACCCGGCCAACATGTTCGGGTTCTGGGACTGGGTGGGCGGCCGGTATTCGGTGGATTCGGCGATCGGGCTGTCGGTGATGGCGGTGATCGGGCGCAAGCGGTTCGCCGAGTTCCTCGCCGGGTTCCATGCCGTCGATGAGCATTTCCGCACCGCAGCGCTGGAGGAGAACGCACCGGCCCTGCTCGGCCTGCTCAGCGTGTGGTACACGAATTTCTTTGGCGCCCAATCCCGCGCGGTGTTGCCGTACGCGAACGATCTGGCGCGGTTCCCCGCCTATCTGCAGCAGCTGACCATGGAGTCCAACGGCAAATCGGTGCGCGCCGACGGCACCCCCGTCACCGTAGACAGCGGCGAAATCTACTGGGGCGAGCCGGGAACCAACGGTCAGCACGCCTTCTACCAGTTGCTGCACCAGGGCACCCGGCTGGTGCCGGCCGACTTCATCGGGTTCGCCGAACCCCTCGACGACCTTCCCACCGCCGACGGCGACGGCAGCATGCACGACCTGTTGATGAGCAATTTCTTCGCCCAGACCCAGGTTCTGGCGTTCGGCAAGACCGCCGAGGAGATCACCGCCGAAGGCACCCCGGCCGCGGTGGTCCCGCACAAGGTGATGCCCGGGAACCGGCCGAGCACTTCCATTCTGGCCACCCGGCTGACCCCGTCGGTGCTCGGCCAACTGATCGCGCTCTATGAGCACCAAGTGTTCACCGAGGGGGTGGTGTGGGGTATCGACTCCTTCGACCAGTGGGGAGTCGAGTTGGGCAAAACCCAAGCCAAGGCGCTGGTTCCGGTGCTCACCGATGACGCCGCGCCCCCCGCCCAGTCCGACAGTTCCACCGACGCCCTGGTGCGGCGCTACCGCGCCGAGCGGGGGCGGTCGGCCTAA
- the ric gene encoding iron-sulfur cluster repair di-iron protein, producing MTPYTPETILGDIVTADPSRTRILDRFGIDYCCHGQRPVGEACAEAQIDVEGLLTALNTETPGARESWADLGDTALIEHVVDTHHRFLWEEFPRMQALVDKVARVHGPNHGELTRVRDVFTKLRGGIEPHLREEEEELFPALTARDGAGDAPLTEELRSALKENMVEHDGAGELLAELRRLTDDYAVPADACGSYVAMLAGLEEIESDLHMHVHKENNVLYPRVLAGG from the coding sequence ATGACCCCCTACACACCCGAGACCATTCTCGGCGACATCGTGACCGCCGACCCGTCGCGCACCCGCATCCTGGATCGGTTCGGCATCGACTACTGCTGCCACGGCCAGCGCCCGGTCGGCGAGGCCTGCGCGGAGGCGCAGATCGACGTCGAGGGGTTGCTGACGGCGTTGAACACCGAAACGCCCGGCGCGCGGGAGAGTTGGGCCGACCTCGGTGACACCGCACTGATCGAGCACGTCGTCGACACCCACCACCGGTTCCTGTGGGAAGAGTTCCCGCGGATGCAGGCGCTGGTGGACAAGGTGGCCCGGGTGCACGGCCCCAACCACGGTGAGCTGACCCGGGTCCGGGACGTGTTCACCAAGCTGCGCGGCGGCATCGAGCCGCACCTGCGCGAGGAGGAAGAAGAGCTGTTCCCGGCGCTCACCGCCCGCGACGGCGCCGGGGACGCCCCGCTCACCGAGGAGCTGCGCAGCGCACTCAAGGAGAACATGGTCGAGCACGACGGCGCTGGAGAGCTCCTCGCCGAACTGCGCCGGCTCACCGACGACTACGCGGTGCCCGCCGACGCCTGCGGCTCCTACGTGGCGATGCTGGCCGGGCTCGAGGAGATCGAATCCGATCTGCACATGCACGTCCACAAGGAGAACAACGTGCTCTACCCGCGGGTGCTCGCCGGCGGGTAG
- a CDS encoding molybdopterin-dependent oxidoreductase: protein MAVDPVARSGGSPPTPEALESLLDHNSRRGLWQRRIVVGEWAGGIDQEMARAPSVRIGRRWVSSLWLIPLAVVGLLVAVALAQQLRRYGWMQDFIAAYPGTAASFATPLHSGFPAWLRWQHLFNIVFMMFLMRAGLQILADHPRLYLNSGCRPGSAWLRLRTAVPADRMDKRRPAQLWTAKDDSVALPAWLGIPGIRHTVGLARWWHFVFDLLWLANGLVFYVLLFATGQWRRIVPQSWEVLPHAASTAVQYASLDFPVNAGFTNYNGLQMIAYFTTVFIAAPLAFATGLLQAPSVAARFGFARGPLNRQVARSVHFGVLVWMVVFIAIHTVMVFTTGLVGNLNHIVLGTDTESYGPLVVYVVAMVVISAAWLAASPLTMRYPAVVRRVGIAVVGWAKALMERPHPNATYSERDISTYLWPNGTLPESSHYRRLQEANWAGYELAVTGLVENPTTLSYEQLRAMPKHEQVTGHYCIQGWSGVAKWGGVRMADILELVHPLPSARWVVFYSFAEGSGPSTEGRYYDCHKIEHMREPTTLLAYEMNDAPLTVAHGAPLRLRNEHELGFKMVKWVEAIEFVESFDRLGLGKGGYNEDHEYYGYRMPI, encoded by the coding sequence ATGGCCGTCGATCCGGTCGCGCGATCCGGGGGGTCCCCGCCGACCCCCGAAGCCCTGGAATCGCTGCTGGACCACAATTCCCGGCGCGGGCTGTGGCAACGCCGCATCGTCGTCGGGGAGTGGGCCGGCGGAATCGACCAGGAGATGGCGCGGGCGCCCAGCGTGCGGATCGGACGACGCTGGGTCAGTTCGCTGTGGCTGATCCCGCTCGCCGTGGTGGGCCTGTTGGTCGCGGTCGCGTTGGCACAGCAACTGCGTCGCTACGGCTGGATGCAGGACTTCATCGCCGCCTATCCGGGCACCGCGGCGAGTTTCGCGACGCCGCTGCATTCGGGATTTCCCGCCTGGCTGCGTTGGCAACACCTGTTCAACATCGTGTTCATGATGTTTTTGATGCGCGCGGGACTGCAGATCCTGGCCGACCACCCGCGGCTGTATCTCAACTCGGGGTGCCGGCCGGGCAGTGCGTGGTTGCGGCTGCGCACGGCGGTGCCCGCCGACCGGATGGACAAACGCCGCCCGGCACAGCTGTGGACCGCCAAAGACGATTCGGTGGCCCTGCCGGCCTGGTTGGGAATCCCCGGGATCCGCCACACCGTCGGGTTGGCGCGGTGGTGGCACTTCGTGTTCGACCTGCTCTGGCTCGCCAACGGGCTGGTGTTCTACGTGCTGCTGTTCGCCACCGGCCAGTGGCGGCGCATCGTGCCGCAATCCTGGGAGGTGCTGCCCCACGCGGCGTCGACCGCCGTGCAGTACGCGTCGTTGGATTTCCCGGTCAACGCCGGGTTCACCAACTACAACGGACTGCAGATGATCGCCTACTTCACCACGGTGTTCATCGCCGCGCCGCTGGCGTTCGCCACCGGGCTGCTGCAGGCGCCGTCGGTGGCCGCCCGATTCGGGTTCGCCCGCGGACCGTTGAACCGGCAGGTGGCCCGCAGCGTGCACTTCGGGGTGCTGGTGTGGATGGTGGTGTTCATCGCCATCCACACGGTGATGGTGTTCACCACCGGACTGGTCGGCAACCTCAACCACATCGTGCTGGGCACCGACACCGAGTCCTACGGGCCGCTGGTCGTGTATGTGGTGGCGATGGTGGTGATCAGCGCCGCCTGGCTGGCCGCCTCACCGTTGACGATGCGCTACCCGGCGGTGGTGCGCCGCGTCGGCATCGCGGTGGTCGGCTGGGCGAAGGCGCTGATGGAGCGCCCGCATCCGAACGCCACCTACTCCGAGCGCGACATCTCGACGTACCTGTGGCCCAACGGCACGCTGCCCGAGTCGTCGCACTACCGCCGACTGCAGGAGGCGAACTGGGCGGGCTACGAACTGGCGGTCACCGGGCTGGTGGAGAACCCGACGACGTTGAGCTACGAGCAGTTGCGGGCCATGCCCAAACACGAGCAGGTGACCGGCCACTACTGCATCCAGGGCTGGTCGGGGGTGGCCAAGTGGGGTGGGGTGCGCATGGCCGACATCCTGGAACTGGTGCATCCGTTGCCCAGCGCGCGCTGGGTGGTGTTCTATTCGTTCGCCGAGGGGTCCGGCCCGTCCACCGAGGGCCGCTACTACGACTGTCACAAGATCGAGCACATGCGCGAGCCCACCACGTTGCTGGCCTACGAGATGAACGACGCCCCGCTCACGGTGGCCCACGGTGCGCCGCTGCGGCTGCGCAACGAGCACGAACTCGGGTTCAAGATGGTCAAGTGGGTCGAGGCGATCGAATTCGTCGAGAGCTTCGACCGGCTCGGGTTGGGCAAGGGCGGCTACAACGAGGACCACGAATACTACGGCTATCGGATGCCGATCTGA
- a CDS encoding chorismate mutase, with protein sequence MRPEPTNSQSTESPTMSAKTHPTTDIDELRGEIDRLDAEILAAVKRRTEVSQAIGRARMASGGTRLVHSREMKVIERYSELGPDGKDLAMLLLRMGRGRLGH encoded by the coding sequence ATGAGACCAGAACCCACCAACAGTCAGAGTACGGAGTCGCCCACCATGTCCGCGAAGACCCACCCCACGACCGACATCGATGAGTTGCGCGGCGAGATCGACCGGCTCGACGCCGAGATCCTGGCCGCGGTGAAGCGGCGCACCGAGGTCTCCCAGGCCATCGGTCGGGCCCGGATGGCCTCGGGGGGCACCCGACTGGTGCACAGCCGGGAGATGAAGGTGATCGAGCGCTACAGCGAACTGGGGCCCGACGGCAAAGACCTGGCGATGCTGCTGCTGCGGATGGGTCGCGGCCGGCTCGGTCACTGA
- the pcrA gene encoding DNA helicase PcrA — protein sequence MHVNEEAAAGASGQAAALLADLNPQQRRAVLHEDAPLLIVAGAGSGKTAVLTRRIAYLLAARGVGVGEVLAITFTNKAAAEMRERVVQLIGPRAIPMWVATFHSTCVRILRSQAALIPGLNSNFSIYDADDSRRLLLMIARDLGLDVKRYSPRLLATAISNLKNELIDPDRALSDLGEDADELARTAAGVYGEYQRRLRAANALDFDDLIGETVGLLQAFPQVAQHYRRRFRHVLVDEYQDTNHAQYVLVRELAGHGAAPGAGDESPPPAELCVVGDADQSIYAFRGATIRNIEDFERDYPDATTILLEQNYRSTQTILSAANSVIACNTGRRDKRLWTDAGDGEPIVGYVADNEHDEARFVAAEIDALVDAGEITYNDIAVFYRTNNSSRAVEEVFIRTGIPYKVVGGVRFYERKEIRDLVAYLRALDNPADTVSLRRILNTPRRGIGDRAEACVSVFAENTGVGFAEALKAAAAGRVPMLNTRSVKAISGFLELMQKLRAQIDAGPGDLVEAVLEQTGYRRELEASTDPQDLARLDNVNELVSVAHEFSTDWQNREALNSEESDAADAPELSVLGEFLERVSLVSDTDDIPDHGAGVVTLMTLHTAKGLEFPVVFVTGWEDGMFPHMRALGDPTELSEERRLAYVGITRARRRLYVSRAKIRSAWGQPNMNPESRFLQEIPAQLVDWRRTDTAPAFSAPVSGIDRGARPAPMRSATRRAPLVLAPGDRVSHDKYGLGRVEEVSGVGESAMSLIDFGSAGRVKLMHNHAPLTKL from the coding sequence GTGCACGTCAACGAGGAGGCCGCCGCCGGGGCCTCGGGGCAGGCGGCCGCGCTGCTGGCCGATCTCAACCCGCAGCAGCGCCGGGCGGTGCTGCACGAGGACGCCCCGCTGCTGATCGTCGCCGGGGCGGGCTCGGGAAAGACCGCGGTGTTGACCCGGCGCATCGCCTATCTGCTGGCCGCCCGCGGCGTCGGGGTCGGCGAGGTCCTGGCGATCACGTTCACCAACAAGGCCGCCGCCGAGATGCGCGAACGGGTGGTGCAGCTGATCGGCCCGCGGGCCATACCGATGTGGGTGGCGACGTTCCACTCCACCTGCGTGCGGATTCTGCGCAGCCAGGCGGCGTTGATCCCGGGGTTGAACTCCAACTTCTCGATCTACGACGCCGACGATTCGCGCCGGCTGCTGTTGATGATCGCCCGCGACCTGGGCCTCGACGTCAAACGGTACTCACCGCGGCTGTTGGCCACCGCGATCTCGAATCTGAAAAACGAGCTGATCGACCCCGACCGGGCACTGAGCGACCTCGGCGAGGACGCCGATGAGCTGGCCCGCACCGCCGCCGGCGTCTACGGCGAATACCAACGCCGACTGCGCGCGGCCAACGCACTGGACTTCGACGACCTGATCGGGGAGACCGTGGGGCTGCTGCAGGCCTTCCCGCAGGTGGCCCAGCACTACCGGCGGCGGTTCCGCCACGTCCTGGTCGATGAGTATCAGGACACCAACCACGCTCAGTACGTCCTGGTGCGTGAACTCGCCGGCCACGGCGCCGCGCCGGGGGCCGGCGACGAATCCCCGCCGCCGGCGGAGCTCTGCGTCGTCGGTGACGCCGACCAATCGATCTATGCGTTCCGCGGGGCCACGATCCGCAACATCGAAGATTTCGAGCGTGACTACCCGGACGCGACGACGATTCTGCTGGAACAGAATTACCGGTCCACTCAGACCATTCTGTCGGCGGCGAACTCGGTGATCGCCTGTAACACCGGTCGGCGGGACAAACGGCTGTGGACCGACGCCGGCGACGGCGAGCCGATCGTCGGCTACGTCGCCGACAACGAGCACGACGAGGCCCGGTTCGTCGCCGCCGAGATCGACGCGCTGGTCGACGCCGGTGAGATCACCTACAACGACATCGCGGTGTTCTACCGCACCAACAACTCCTCGCGCGCGGTCGAGGAGGTGTTCATCCGCACCGGCATCCCCTACAAGGTGGTCGGCGGTGTGCGTTTCTATGAGCGTAAAGAGATCCGGGACCTGGTGGCCTACCTGCGGGCGCTGGACAATCCCGCCGACACGGTCAGTCTGCGGCGCATCCTGAACACACCGCGCCGCGGGATCGGGGACCGTGCCGAGGCGTGCGTGTCGGTGTTCGCCGAGAACACCGGGGTGGGATTCGCCGAGGCGTTAAAGGCCGCCGCCGCGGGTCGGGTGCCGATGCTCAACACCCGGTCGGTGAAGGCGATCAGCGGGTTCCTGGAGTTGATGCAAAAGCTGCGCGCCCAGATCGACGCGGGGCCGGGGGATCTGGTGGAGGCGGTGCTCGAGCAGACCGGATACCGTCGGGAACTCGAAGCATCCACCGACCCGCAGGATCTGGCCCGTCTGGACAACGTCAACGAACTCGTCAGCGTCGCACACGAATTCAGCACCGACTGGCAGAACCGGGAGGCGCTGAACTCGGAGGAATCGGACGCCGCGGACGCTCCCGAACTCAGTGTGCTCGGTGAGTTTCTGGAGCGGGTGTCGCTGGTCAGTGACACCGACGACATCCCCGACCACGGCGCCGGGGTGGTGACCTTGATGACGTTGCACACCGCCAAGGGGTTGGAGTTCCCGGTGGTGTTCGTGACCGGCTGGGAGGACGGGATGTTCCCGCACATGCGGGCGCTGGGGGATCCGACCGAACTCAGCGAGGAGCGGCGGTTGGCCTATGTGGGGATCACCCGGGCCCGTCGGCGTCTGTACGTCAGCCGCGCCAAGATCCGCTCGGCGTGGGGCCAGCCGAACATGAATCCCGAATCACGGTTCCTGCAAGAGATCCCCGCGCAACTCGTCGACTGGCGCCGCACCGACACCGCACCGGCGTTCAGTGCCCCGGTCAGCGGCATCGACCGCGGCGCCCGGCCCGCACCGATGCGGTCGGCGACCCGGCGTGCACCGTTGGTGCTGGCGCCCGGTGACCGGGTCTCGCACGACAAATACGGGCTGGGCCGCGTCGAGGAGGTCTCCGGGGTCGGGGAGTCGGCGATGTCGCTGATCGACTTCGGCAGCGCCGGCCGGGTCAAGCTGATGCACAACCATGCGCCGTTGACCAAGCTGTAG
- a CDS encoding Frag1/DRAM/Sfk1 family protein, whose translation MNPWQPGEQPGPEQHGTPQGPGGPSPHYPGAPTPPAYPYSYPAHQHSPYPQPGQAPGYSPYPPYPQPQYGGPAPSAGTAIAAAILSFLGALANALGALGNFAVPTMAQFHGSGTGVFVVLGMVSLAITVALLVGGILLLRRKLAGRLIIAVTCGVVIAMALIGYLMAQSLLNQAGVSAAETMPTLLGRTIGSIFFPVLTMVLALVPSTKKWCLAGGRPGGW comes from the coding sequence ATGAACCCCTGGCAACCCGGCGAGCAGCCCGGACCCGAACAGCACGGCACACCGCAGGGGCCCGGCGGTCCGTCGCCCCACTACCCGGGCGCGCCGACCCCGCCCGCCTACCCGTATTCCTACCCGGCTCACCAGCACTCCCCCTACCCCCAGCCGGGGCAGGCCCCCGGGTACTCGCCGTATCCGCCGTACCCGCAGCCGCAGTACGGCGGTCCGGCGCCGAGTGCGGGGACCGCGATCGCGGCGGCGATCTTGAGCTTTCTGGGCGCGCTCGCCAACGCGCTGGGCGCGCTGGGCAATTTCGCGGTCCCCACGATGGCGCAGTTTCACGGCAGCGGCACCGGGGTGTTCGTGGTGTTGGGGATGGTGTCGCTGGCGATCACCGTGGCGCTGTTGGTCGGCGGGATCCTGCTGTTGCGCCGCAAACTCGCCGGACGCCTGATCATCGCGGTCACCTGCGGCGTGGTCATCGCGATGGCGCTCATCGGCTACCTGATGGCGCAGTCGCTGCTGAACCAGGCCGGGGTCTCTGCCGCCGAGACGATGCCGACCCTGCTGGGCCGGACCATCGGCAGCATCTTCTTCCCGGTCCTGACGATGGTGCTGGCACTGGTGCCGTCGACCAAGAAATGGTGCCTGGCGGGCGGGCGGCCCGGCGGCTGGTGA
- a CDS encoding M23 family metallopeptidase — translation MTQNRSEPSVVSRTSRRLRDRFAPPPANDVTDIIPIDEFLAGFEALAAADAAWQDADLDTAPDGIDTPDTPADHADGGFESEWLLDAPELDDLHSTDDLSATELIARADDDTATVAMSTCGGPARRRGGHRRSTAGASRGRVLIGAMAVGAVAAAAHTTFDRAEPAESQPVLVAEEAPLQHTGESAAPRGMQVISVKPAATFAVHDEEFAKGVAYAQERAEREARLQRPLFVAPTTGIFTSNFGYRWGSLHAGIDIANSIGTPILAASDGVVIEAGSAAGYGALVKLRHSDGTVTLYGHINTWTVDVGDRVMAGDQIATMGNRGFSTGPHCHFEVLLNGTSRVDPLPWLAQRGINIGNFAG, via the coding sequence GTGACGCAGAATCGCAGCGAGCCCTCTGTTGTTTCACGGACCTCGCGGCGACTGCGCGACCGGTTCGCCCCGCCACCGGCCAACGACGTGACCGACATCATCCCGATCGACGAATTCCTCGCCGGTTTCGAAGCCCTCGCCGCCGCCGACGCCGCCTGGCAGGACGCCGACCTCGACACCGCCCCGGACGGCATCGACACCCCCGACACCCCCGCCGACCACGCCGACGGTGGCTTCGAGTCCGAGTGGCTGTTGGACGCCCCGGAACTCGACGATCTGCACAGCACCGACGATCTGAGCGCCACCGAACTGATCGCCCGCGCCGACGACGACACCGCCACCGTCGCGATGTCGACCTGCGGCGGTCCGGCGCGCCGGCGCGGCGGTCATCGCCGCAGCACCGCCGGGGCGTCCCGCGGGCGGGTGTTGATCGGGGCCATGGCGGTCGGTGCGGTGGCCGCGGCCGCGCACACCACGTTCGACCGGGCCGAGCCCGCCGAGTCCCAGCCGGTGCTGGTGGCCGAGGAGGCGCCGCTGCAGCACACCGGCGAGAGCGCCGCCCCGCGCGGCATGCAGGTCATCTCGGTCAAACCGGCCGCCACGTTCGCGGTGCACGACGAGGAATTCGCCAAGGGCGTCGCCTACGCGCAGGAGCGCGCCGAACGGGAGGCGCGGCTGCAGCGGCCGCTGTTCGTCGCCCCCACCACCGGCATTTTCACCTCGAACTTCGGCTACCGCTGGGGGTCGCTGCACGCCGGCATCGACATCGCCAACTCCATCGGCACCCCGATCCTGGCGGCTTCCGACGGGGTCGTCATCGAGGCGGGGTCGGCCGCCGGGTACGGCGCCCTGGTCAAACTGCGCCACAGCGACGGCACCGTGACCCTCTACGGACACATCAACACCTGGACGGTCGATGTCGGCGACCGGGTGATGGCCGGCGACCAGATCGCCACGATGGGCAACCGGGGGTTCTCCACCGGTCCGCACTGCCACTTCGAGGTGCTGCTCAACGGCACCAGCCGGGTCGATCCGCTGCCGTGGCTGGCCCAGCGCGGCATCAACATCGGGAACTTCGCCGGCTGA